CGCCGTGCGCGTGCCCGCGCTGCGCCAGAACAGCAGCGGCATCTCCTGGAACAACGGCGGCGCGACGCCGGGTCGCACGGTGCCCATCGGGCAGTTCTACATCGCCAAGCCGGGCGACACCGCCGCCGCGATCAACACGCAGCTGGCGGCCGGCAGGCACCTGCTGTTCACACCTGGCACCTACGTGCTGACGCAGCCGCTGCGGGTCAACAACCCGGACACGGTGGTGCTGGGCATCGGCTTCCCGACGCTGCGCTCGGACAACGGCCAGCCGCTGATGCAGACGGCGGACGTGGACGGCCTGACGATTTCAGGCCTGTTCTTCGACGCGGGCGCGACGGAGTCCGGCGTGCTGCTGGAGGTCGGCCCGAACGGCGCCGCCGCCAACCACGCGGCCAATCCGACGGTGCTGCACGACCTGTTCTTCCGCATCGGCGGCGCGGCCGCGGGCAAGGTCCGCATTGCGCTGAGCGTGAACGCGAACAACACCATCGTCGATCACACCTGGCTCTGGCGCGCCGACCACGGCGCCGGCGTGGGCTGGACGCAGAACCCGTCGGAGAACGGCCTCTGGGTCAACGGCAACGACGTGACCATGTACGGGCTGTTCGTCGAGCACTTCCAGAAGCATCAGGTGGTCTGGAACGGCAACGGCGGCCGGGTGTACTTCTATCAATCGGAGATCCCGTACGACCCGCAGAGCCAGGCCGGCTGGAACAGCCCGACGGGCCGCGGCTGGGCCTCGTACAAGGTGGCCGACAACGTCACCAGCCATGAGGCCTGGGGCCTGGGCGTCTACAGCGTGTTCACCAACGGCGGCATCCTGCTGGACCGCGCGATCGAGGCGCCGGTCAACGGCAACGTGCGCTTCCACAACATGATCTCGGTCTGCCTGGGCAACAACGGCGGGATCGTGCACGTGATCAACAACACCGGCGCGCAGACCGGCTGCAACGCGTCGTTCACGCCGACGGTGACGAACTTTCCCTGAGCCACCCTGAAGAACCGCCTGGGCCTTGCCTGCTCCCTCTCCCGCTTGCGGGAGAGGGTGGGGGGTGAGGGCCAGCGGCCTCGGCAGTCAACGATCGCCGACAGACGCCCGCAGGATGCGAGTCCTGCGGGCGTCTTGCGTTCCGGGCTTCAGCGCGACTCGGTCGCGCCCTCCAGCGCGTCGACGAACTTCGTCATCAGATGCACGAGGTCGTCGAGCTCCTCCTTGCTCCACTCGCCGAAGATCTCCCGGCCCATGCGCTGGCGCGCCGTGTCGATGCGATCGGTCATGGCCTGACCCTCGGCCGTGACGACGGCCTCGCGCACGCGGCTGTCCTGCGCGCTCTTCTGGCGGCTGACCAGGTTCAAGGACTCCAGCTTCGCCACCTGGCGGCTCACCGTCGTGTAGTCGCGCCCCACGCGCTCGGACAGGTCGACCACGCCGATCGGGCCCAGACGCTCGATGCCCACGAGCAGCGGGAACAGCGCCCGGTCCAGCAGCACGCCCGCTTCCTCGATCAGACGCTCGTCGTTGCGCGGGCGGTTCATCACGCTCGCGATGCGGATCAGCGCGCCGTGCAGCGCCTTCAGTTGGGTCGACATATGTGCATCTTGCACATTCTTTCGAGCCGGCATACCATCCCTTCAGTTATGTGCAAACTACACTCAATTGGAGCGACATGAACGAATCCATCCTCCCTGGCGCCTTGCCCGGCACCTTGCCTGACACCACCCAGGTCCTCATCGTCGGCGCCGGCGCGGCGGGCCTGACGCTCGCCATCGACCTCGCCCGTCGGGGTGTCGATTTTCAACTGATCGAGCAGGCATCCCAGCCTTTCCACGGTTCGCGCGGCAAAGGCATCCAGCCGCGCACGCAGGAGGTGCTGGAAGACCTCGGCCTGCTGGAGCGGCTGGTGGCGACCGGTGGGCCATATCCGCCGCAGCGTCACCATGCGGCGGACGGCAGTGTCACCGAGACGGCCTTCGAGACCTCGCCGCCGACGTCGGCCGAGCCGCATCAGATGGCGCTCATGGTGCCGCAGTTCCTCACCGAGGCGGCGATGCGCGAGCGGCTGGCGGAACTCGGCCATGCGCCGCGCTATGGATGCGCGCTGGTGGACTTCGAGCAGGACGAGGAGGGCGTCACCGCACGGGTGGCCGTCGGAGCCGACGGGAACGGCGGGGCCGTCCGCCAGAAGCGGATCCGCGCGCGCTACCTCGTCGGCGCCGATGGCGGTCGGAGCGACGTGCGCAAGCAGCTGGGCA
This genomic stretch from Mitsuaria sp. 7 harbors:
- a CDS encoding MarR family winged helix-turn-helix transcriptional regulator, which gives rise to MSTQLKALHGALIRIASVMNRPRNDERLIEEAGVLLDRALFPLLVGIERLGPIGVVDLSERVGRDYTTVSRQVAKLESLNLVSRQKSAQDSRVREAVVTAEGQAMTDRIDTARQRMGREIFGEWSKEELDDLVHLMTKFVDALEGATESR